In endosymbiont of unidentified scaly snail isolate Monju, the following are encoded in one genomic region:
- the selD gene encoding selenide, water dikinase SelD, translating into MQDSAVPVAKDLVLVGGGHAHAGVILRLGMKPVPGLRVTLITRDIHTPYSGMLPGHIAGFYDYDQCHIDLRRLCRFAGVRLYHGEVEGLDLDEHRVWLPGRPPVPWDLLSINTGSRPRQSDVAGAAEHAIPVKPVDAFLRRWQALRERVLSSDGPFRIAVVGGGAGGVELLLSVQYRLREDLAARGDDPARLHFSLFTADAELLANHAPGVRRRFVRVLAERDVDVLTDAQVVAVRADGLDLTDGRSFAADAVLWATSASTPDWPARAGLAMDAEGFIRVDDCLRSVSHSEIFAAGDVASLPDPRPKSGVFAVRQGPVLHHNLVAAARGRSLRRYRPQRHFLGLITTGDRHAIASRGPWSAEGDWLWTVKDWIDRRFMRMFDQLPAMPEPETPAPAEGLADAELRETLANLPMRCGGCGAKVGSTVLERALARLPREGGEGIVAGGPTDADDAVAFAVPPGRLLVQSVDYFRAFLDDAHVFGAIAANHALGDLYAMNAAPHSALAIATVPFGREAVIEQTLFELLDGALGVLHEAGAVLAGGHSSEGAELAFGLAVNGLADPDRLLRKGGLRPGEVLILTKPLGTGTLMAADMRHRARGRWVQGAIEQMLRSNREAAIILHGQGASACTDVTGFGLLGHLLEMLRASGCSARIDLAALPVLDGALETLAMGIQSSLAPENLRLRRAVVDLEAVRNHPRYPLLFDPQTAGGLLAGVPAGAVDDCLEYLHAAGYQAARIGEVLAGEPQVMVDQG; encoded by the coding sequence ATGCAGGACAGTGCGGTGCCGGTGGCAAAGGACCTGGTGCTGGTCGGGGGCGGGCATGCGCATGCGGGGGTGATCCTGCGGCTGGGGATGAAGCCCGTGCCCGGTCTGCGGGTGACGCTGATCACCCGTGACATCCACACCCCGTATTCGGGCATGCTGCCCGGGCACATCGCCGGTTTCTACGACTACGACCAGTGCCACATCGACCTGCGACGGCTGTGCCGCTTCGCGGGAGTTCGCCTGTATCACGGTGAGGTCGAGGGACTGGATCTGGACGAACACCGGGTGTGGCTGCCAGGGCGGCCGCCGGTGCCCTGGGACCTGCTGTCGATCAACACCGGCTCGCGGCCACGCCAGTCGGATGTGGCCGGGGCGGCGGAGCATGCCATCCCGGTCAAGCCGGTTGATGCCTTCCTGCGCCGCTGGCAGGCCCTGCGCGAGCGGGTGTTGTCCTCTGACGGCCCCTTCCGCATCGCAGTGGTCGGTGGCGGGGCCGGCGGGGTGGAGCTGCTGCTCTCGGTGCAGTACCGCCTGCGCGAGGATCTGGCGGCACGGGGCGACGACCCGGCGCGCCTGCACTTTTCCCTGTTCACCGCCGATGCCGAACTGCTGGCCAATCACGCGCCGGGGGTGCGGCGGCGTTTCGTGCGGGTGCTCGCCGAGCGTGATGTGGACGTCCTGACCGATGCGCAGGTGGTGGCGGTGCGCGCCGATGGTCTGGACCTGACCGATGGCCGGAGCTTTGCCGCCGACGCGGTGCTCTGGGCGACCAGCGCCAGCACGCCCGACTGGCCGGCGCGCGCGGGACTGGCGATGGATGCCGAGGGTTTCATCCGTGTGGACGACTGCCTGCGGAGTGTCTCGCACTCCGAGATCTTCGCCGCCGGCGATGTCGCCAGCCTGCCCGATCCGCGTCCCAAGTCCGGGGTGTTCGCGGTGCGCCAGGGGCCAGTGTTGCACCACAACCTGGTGGCCGCCGCGCGCGGCCGGTCGTTGCGCCGTTATCGTCCGCAACGGCATTTCCTGGGCCTGATCACTACTGGCGACCGTCATGCCATCGCCTCGCGCGGCCCCTGGTCGGCCGAGGGCGACTGGCTGTGGACGGTGAAGGACTGGATCGACCGCCGCTTCATGCGCATGTTCGACCAGTTGCCCGCGATGCCCGAGCCGGAGACGCCCGCACCGGCAGAGGGGCTGGCTGACGCGGAGCTGCGTGAGACGCTGGCCAACCTGCCCATGCGTTGCGGCGGCTGCGGTGCCAAGGTGGGCAGCACAGTGCTGGAACGCGCGCTGGCGCGCCTGCCGCGCGAGGGTGGCGAGGGCATTGTCGCCGGCGGGCCCACCGATGCCGACGACGCGGTGGCCTTCGCGGTGCCGCCGGGGCGTCTGCTGGTGCAGAGTGTCGATTATTTCCGTGCCTTTCTCGACGATGCCCATGTCTTCGGAGCCATCGCCGCGAACCACGCCCTGGGCGACCTGTACGCCATGAACGCAGCACCGCATTCGGCGCTGGCGATCGCCACCGTGCCCTTCGGGCGCGAGGCAGTGATCGAGCAGACCCTGTTCGAGCTGCTCGACGGCGCGCTCGGTGTGCTGCACGAGGCCGGCGCGGTGCTCGCCGGCGGGCATTCCAGCGAGGGCGCCGAGCTGGCCTTCGGGCTGGCGGTCAACGGCCTGGCCGATCCGGATCGGCTGCTGCGCAAGGGCGGACTGCGCCCGGGCGAGGTGCTGATTCTCACCAAGCCGCTGGGCACCGGCACCCTGATGGCCGCCGACATGCGGCACCGTGCGCGTGGCCGTTGGGTGCAGGGTGCCATCGAACAGATGCTGCGATCGAATCGCGAGGCAGCGATCATCCTGCATGGGCAGGGGGCCAGCGCCTGCACCGATGTCACCGGCTTCGGCCTGCTCGGCCACCTGCTGGAGATGCTGCGCGCCTCGGGCTGTAGCGCGCGCATCGACCTCGCGGCGCTGCCGGTGCTCGATGGCGCGCTCGAGACCCTGGCGATGGGCATTCAGTCGAGCCTGGCCCCGGAGAACCTGCGCCTGCGTCGAGCCGTTGTCGACCTTGAAGCAGTCAGGAACCACCCCCGCTATCCGCTGCTGTTTGATCCGCAGACCGCCGGCGGCCTGCTCGCGGGCGTGCCCGCCGGCGCCGTGGACGACTGCCTGGAATACCTGCATGCCGCCGGTTACCAGGCGGCGCGTATCGGCGAGGTGCTTGCGGGTGAGCCGCAGGTCATGGTGGATCAGGGGTGA
- a CDS encoding type II toxin-antitoxin system HicA family toxin → MKRKHARTLKRIFARPVSGNIAWRDIEALFIDLGAEIEEREGSRIGVFLFGEIRVFHRPHPSPCTDKGAVASIRKWLYDNGVRP, encoded by the coding sequence ATGAAACGGAAGCATGCAAGGACGCTGAAAAGGATTTTCGCACGGCCGGTAAGCGGCAACATCGCCTGGCGTGATATCGAAGCCCTGTTCATTGACCTGGGGGCCGAGATCGAAGAGCGCGAAGGTTCCCGCATCGGGGTGTTCCTGTTTGGCGAGATCCGGGTCTTTCACCGCCCTCACCCCTCGCCCTGCACGGACAAGGGGGCCGTCGCCAGTATCCGGAAATGGTTGTACGACAACGGAGTCAGACCATGA
- a CDS encoding type II toxin-antitoxin system HicB family antitoxin translates to MKQKNLMEIDGYHAVIQYDPDIEMFRGEFVDLNGGADFYASDIEGLRREGEASLRVFLEMCREKGIEPRKRFSGRFNVRIPGDLHARAVRVARARGTSLNQLVAEALGHEVDGG, encoded by the coding sequence ATGAAACAGAAGAACCTGATGGAGATCGACGGGTACCACGCCGTCATCCAGTACGACCCGGACATCGAGATGTTCCGAGGCGAGTTCGTCGATCTGAACGGCGGCGCCGACTTCTACGCCAGCGACATCGAAGGGCTGCGGCGTGAAGGCGAGGCCTCGCTGCGTGTCTTTCTGGAGATGTGCCGGGAAAAGGGCATCGAGCCACGCAAACGCTTCTCCGGACGCTTCAATGTCCGCATCCCGGGCGATCTGCACGCCCGTGCCGTCCGCGTGGCCCGGGCACGGGGCACGAGTCTCAACCAACTGGTCGCCGAGGCCCTGGGACACGAAGTGGATGGCGGCTGA
- the oadA gene encoding sodium-extruding oxaloacetate decarboxylase subunit alpha has translation MSKTQITDVILRDAHQSLIATRLRTEDMLPACERLDAIGYWSLECWGGATFDACIRFLAEDPWERLRRLREALPNTRLQMLLRGQNLLGYRHYSDDVVHAFVQAAARNGMDVFRIFDALNDTRNLRTAIEATLEAGKHAQGTICYTVSPVHDIAGFVKMGRELAAMGCHSICIKDMAGLLTPYATGELVQALKDAVDLPLHLHSHATAGLAEMCHLKAIEHGCEHIDTAISAFAGGTSHPPTESLVAALRGTRFDTGLDLPALQEIGMYFYEVRRKYRQYESEYTGVDTRVQVNQIPGGMISNLANQLRDQNALDRMQAVLEEIPRVRRDMGYPPLVTPTSQIVGTQAVLNVLTGERYQTITKEVKLYLQGGYGRAPGAIDPELQRKAIGEETPIDHRPADDLPPELDRLREEIGDLAESEEDVLTYAMFPEIGRQFLQARRDGTLQPEPLQAPGEEGSKTPSTAPTEFNILLHGDCYHVKVTGTGLKEESQRHFYFTVDGIPEEVRVETLSEIVLEGGAQGAVKSSIVGKRPRPQGRGDVTTSMPGNIVDVLVKEGDEVVAGQPLLVAEAMKMETEIQAPVSGVVEAVYVSKGDAVNPDETLIAIRPGD, from the coding sequence ATGAGCAAGACACAGATCACCGACGTCATCCTGCGCGACGCCCACCAGTCGCTGATCGCTACCCGCCTGCGCACCGAAGACATGCTGCCGGCTTGCGAGCGGCTGGACGCCATCGGCTACTGGTCGCTGGAATGCTGGGGCGGGGCGACCTTCGACGCCTGTATCCGCTTTCTGGCCGAGGACCCCTGGGAGCGCCTGCGTCGTCTGCGCGAGGCGCTGCCCAACACCCGCCTGCAGATGCTGCTGCGCGGGCAGAACCTGCTCGGCTACCGGCACTACTCGGACGATGTGGTGCATGCCTTCGTGCAGGCAGCGGCACGCAACGGCATGGACGTGTTCCGCATCTTCGATGCGCTCAACGACACCCGCAACCTGCGCACCGCCATCGAGGCCACGCTGGAGGCCGGCAAGCACGCGCAGGGCACCATCTGCTACACCGTCAGCCCGGTACACGACATAGCCGGCTTCGTGAAGATGGGCCGCGAGCTGGCGGCCATGGGCTGTCACTCGATCTGCATCAAGGACATGGCCGGCCTGCTCACGCCCTATGCTACCGGCGAGCTGGTGCAGGCGCTGAAGGACGCGGTGGACCTGCCGCTGCACCTGCATTCGCATGCCACCGCCGGTCTGGCCGAGATGTGCCACCTGAAGGCCATCGAACACGGCTGCGAGCACATCGACACCGCCATCTCGGCCTTCGCCGGCGGCACCTCGCACCCGCCCACCGAGAGCCTGGTGGCCGCGCTGCGCGGCACCCGTTTCGACACCGGGCTGGACCTGCCGGCTCTGCAGGAGATCGGCATGTACTTCTACGAGGTGCGCAGGAAGTACCGCCAGTACGAGAGCGAATACACCGGCGTGGACACCCGGGTGCAGGTCAACCAGATCCCTGGCGGCATGATCTCCAACCTGGCCAACCAGCTGCGTGACCAGAACGCGCTCGACCGCATGCAGGCGGTGCTCGAGGAGATCCCCCGGGTGCGCCGTGACATGGGCTATCCGCCGCTGGTCACGCCGACCTCGCAGATCGTCGGCACCCAGGCGGTGCTCAATGTGCTCACCGGCGAGCGCTACCAGACCATCACCAAGGAAGTGAAACTCTACCTGCAGGGCGGCTATGGCCGGGCCCCGGGGGCGATCGACCCCGAGCTGCAACGCAAGGCCATCGGCGAGGAGACGCCCATCGACCACCGCCCGGCCGACGACCTGCCGCCGGAACTCGACCGCCTGCGCGAGGAGATCGGCGACCTCGCCGAGAGCGAGGAAGACGTGCTCACCTACGCCATGTTCCCCGAGATCGGCCGCCAGTTCCTGCAGGCGCGCCGCGACGGCACCCTGCAGCCCGAGCCCCTGCAAGCGCCGGGCGAGGAGGGCAGCAAAACCCCGTCCACCGCGCCCACCGAGTTCAACATCCTCCTGCACGGTGACTGCTATCACGTCAAGGTGACCGGCACCGGCCTCAAGGAAGAATCGCAGCGACACTTCTATTTCACCGTCGATGGCATTCCCGAAGAGGTGCGGGTCGAGACCCTGAGCGAGATCGTCCTCGAGGGCGGCGCCCAGGGCGCGGTCAAGAGTTCGATCGTCGGCAAGCGCCCGCGTCCGCAGGGGCGGGGCGATGTCACCACCAGCATGCCCGGCAACATCGTCGATGTGCTGGTCAAGGAGGGCGACGAAGTGGTCGCCGGTCAGCCATTGCTGGTCGCCGAGGCCATGAAGATGGAGACCGAGATCCAGGCCCCGGTCAGCGGCGTGGTCGAGGCCGTCTATGTGAGCAAGGGCGATGCGGTGAATCCCGACGAGACGCTGATTGCCATCCGGCCGGGAGATTGA
- a CDS encoding acetyl-CoA carboxylase biotin carboxylase subunit, giving the protein MIRKILIANRGEIAVRIIRACAEMGVRSVAIYTEPDRFSLHVKKADEAYSLGADPLAGYLNVHRIVNLAVATGCDAIHPGYGFLSENAEFAEVCARRGVTFIGPSAEVIRRMGDKTEARKAMIAAGLPVTPGSDGNLANVEEAVGLARELGYPVMLKATSGGGGRGIRRCDNEEELRRNYDRVISEATKAFGRADVFMEKCVVDPRHIEVQVLADHHGNAIHLYERDCSIQRRNQKLIEIAPSPQLDEAQRQYIGGLAVIAAKAVVYTNAGTVEFLLDENDRFYFMEMNTRVQVEHTITETITGVDIVEEQIRIAAGLPLRFAQHEIQRRGYAMQFRVNAEDPKNDFLPSFGRISRYYAPGGPGVRTDTAIYTGYEIPSHFDSMLAKVIVWALGWDDVVARGERALRDMGLSGIRHTIPYYLEILRHPDFRSGRFDTSFVESHPELLNYSLKRNRHQLAAVLAAAIVAHTGQ; this is encoded by the coding sequence ATGATCCGCAAGATCCTGATCGCCAACCGCGGCGAGATCGCCGTCCGCATCATCCGCGCCTGCGCGGAGATGGGCGTCCGCTCGGTGGCCATCTACACCGAGCCGGACCGCTTTTCGTTGCATGTCAAGAAGGCCGACGAGGCCTACAGCCTGGGCGCCGATCCGCTGGCCGGCTATCTCAACGTGCATCGCATCGTGAACCTTGCGGTGGCCACCGGTTGTGACGCCATCCACCCGGGTTACGGCTTCCTCTCCGAGAATGCCGAGTTCGCCGAAGTGTGCGCGCGGCGCGGGGTGACCTTCATCGGCCCCTCGGCCGAAGTGATCCGGCGCATGGGCGACAAGACCGAGGCGCGCAAGGCCATGATTGCCGCCGGCCTGCCGGTCACGCCCGGTTCCGACGGCAACCTCGCCAATGTCGAAGAGGCGGTCGGGCTGGCGCGCGAGCTGGGCTACCCGGTGATGCTCAAGGCCACCTCGGGTGGCGGCGGGCGCGGCATCCGCCGCTGCGACAACGAGGAGGAACTGCGCCGCAACTACGACCGGGTGATCTCCGAGGCCACCAAGGCCTTCGGCCGTGCCGACGTGTTCATGGAGAAGTGCGTGGTCGATCCGCGCCACATCGAGGTGCAGGTACTGGCCGACCACCATGGCAATGCCATTCATCTCTACGAGCGCGACTGCTCCATCCAGCGCCGCAACCAGAAGCTGATCGAGATCGCGCCCTCGCCGCAGCTCGACGAGGCGCAGCGCCAGTACATCGGCGGTCTGGCGGTGATCGCCGCCAAGGCGGTGGTCTACACCAATGCCGGCACCGTGGAGTTCCTGCTCGACGAGAACGACCGTTTCTACTTCATGGAGATGAACACCCGGGTGCAGGTGGAGCACACCATCACCGAGACCATCACCGGGGTGGACATCGTCGAGGAGCAGATCCGCATCGCCGCCGGCCTGCCGTTGCGCTTCGCCCAGCACGAGATCCAGCGTCGCGGCTACGCCATGCAGTTCCGGGTGAATGCCGAAGACCCCAAGAACGACTTCCTGCCCAGCTTCGGGCGGATTTCGCGCTATTACGCGCCGGGCGGCCCGGGGGTACGTACCGACACCGCCATCTACACCGGCTACGAGATCCCGTCGCACTTCGATTCCATGCTGGCCAAGGTGATCGTCTGGGCCCTGGGCTGGGACGATGTGGTGGCCCGCGGCGAGCGCGCGCTGCGCGATATGGGGTTGTCGGGCATCCGGCACACCATCCCCTATTACCTGGAGATTCTGCGCCATCCGGATTTCCGCTCCGGGCGCTTCGACACCAGCTTCGTCGAGTCGCATCCCGAGTTGCTGAACTATTCGCTGAAGCGCAACCGTCACCAGCTCGCGGCGGTGCTGGCGGCGGCCATCGTGGCGCACACTGGACAATGA